In Pseudomonas sp. FP1742, the DNA window CGACAACGACGAAACCGTGCACGTCAAACACGACCGTACCGAAACCGTCGATAACAACGAGACCATCACCATTGGCGTCAACCGTACCGAAAGCGTGGGCAACAACGAGGACATCAGCATCGGCGTCAACCGTACGGAACGCGTCGGCAGCAACGAGACCATCAACATTGGCAGCAACCGCACGATCAGCGTCGGCGCCAACGAAACCGCGACCGTGACCCTGCAGCGCACCCACGCGGTAGGTATCAACGAGACGATCGCTATCGGCGCAGCGCAGGAAGTTGTCATCGGTGCCTTTCAAACGGTGAATGTCGGGGCCTACCAAAACGTCAATGTGGGCCTCTACCAGTCGACCAATGTGGGCGCCAACCGCTCGGTGGACGTAGGTGCCAATCTTTCAACCACGGTAAAGGCAAACGAATCGCGCAAGGTCGGTGCAGGACGCACGACCGACATCGACAAGGACGATGCGCTGACGGTGGGCAAGGACCTTGTCATCGATGCCGGTGACTCGGTGACCATCACCACCGGCAAAGCCAGCATCGTCATGAAGAAGGACGGCACCATCAGCATCCGCGGCAAGGACATCACCATAGACGGCTCTGGCGCGATCAACATCAAGGCCAATAAGAACGTGGTGATCAAGGGACGCAAGATCCTGCAAAACTAGGAGTCACGCGTATGACGGTTCAATACCCACTACCCACCCAGGCCCGCATCGATGGCGTGGTCATCGGCCTCCTGCTCGACCTGCCGCAGGCCAGTGCGCCCCTGGTGACCTACCCCGGCTGCCCCGAGGAACAGAGCATCGCCGCCCGCAGCACCACCCTGCTCGCCCCTGAGGACATCGGCACCCAGGTGGCGCTGATGTTCGAAGATGGCGACCCTTTCCGCCCGCTAGTGATCGGTCGCCTGCTTGGCCAGGCCGCGGCGCCCGCACCGGTTGCCTGCGTGCAACTGGACGACCAGCGCCTGGAATTGAGTGCCGAACGCGAGATCGTGCTGCGCTGCGGCAAGGCCAGCATCACCCTGACCCGCGCGGGTAAAGTGATTATCCAGGGCGCCTACCTGTCCAGCCGCTCCAGCGGGGTCAACCGCATCAAGGGTGGTTCGGTGCAGATCAACTAGACAGGTATTCGGCCCATGGAACTGCTCAACGCCAGCAAACTGCTTGCTGCCTATACCCAGGGCACGGAGCCCGATGGCCGCGAATCCCTGGTGGTGGTGGCCAAAGGCACTTTCAATCTGCCGCTGGACGGCCGCGCGGCGACCCTCGCCGACAGCCAGCAACCGCTGCTGATGGCCGATACCTTCCTCGGCGAGCCTGGTCTCAGCGCCCCGCTGCAGGAAATGGACTTCGCCCCGGTCAAGCCATTCTGCGATGTGCTGGTGCGCGGCAAGGCCTATGCCCCAGGCGGGCGGCCCGTGAGGCAACTGGCTGCGGGCATTCGCGTCGGTCAGATGAGCAAAGCCTTTTCCGTCCTCGGCCCCCGGCAGTGGCAACCGGGGCTGTTGGGCGTTTCTCCCGGCTTGCCGCAGCCCTTCACCGAGCAGCACATCTCTTATGCCCAGGCCTTTGGCGGCAGTCATCCGATGGCCAAAGACTCCGAAATGCGTCACTGCTACCTGGACAATCCGACCGGTTGTGGCTGGTTCCCAAGCCGCGTGGGTAGTGCTGACATCGTTGGCATGCCGATGCCGAACACCGAGGAATTGGGCAAGGCGATCGACAGTCCCTCTGGCGACTACCGCCCGATGGCCCTCGGCCCCATCGGCCGTAGCTGGCCGCAACGCGCCCGCTTCGCCGGTACTTATGACGAGACCTGGTTGGCCGACTGCTTTCCGTTTCTGCCGGGTGATTTCGACCGCCGCTACTTTCAGGCGGCCCCTGACGATCAGCAGATCCAGTATCTGCGAGGCGGCGAGGACGTGCTGCTGCTCAACCTCACGCCCCAGGAGCGCGCGGGCTTTCGCATCCCCGAAATCGACGTGCCGGTGACCTTCTTCCTGAAAAAAGGCGGTCATGAGACTGTGCAGGCGGTGATCGATACCCTGCTGATCGACACCGACGCGCTCCAGGTGCAACTGACCTGGCGTGTCGCCCGTCCGCTACGGCGCAACATGTTCGAGATCGCTCAGGTGCTGGTCGGCACGATGTCCACGGGCTGGTGGCGCGCCCGTGAACTGGGCAAGGATTACTACCCGTCGCTCTCCTCCCTGGTAAAAGGCAAGCACGCACCCGAGGAGGCGAACTGATGACCGCGCTTTGCATCATCGGCTCCGGCATGGTCAGCGCTGTCGGCCTCAGCGCACCCGCGAGCTGCGCGGCGATCCGCTGTGCCATCGACAACTTCCAGGAAACCCGCTTTATCGACCAAGGTGGGCAATGGCTGATTGCCGCCAGCGTGCCTTTGGAACAGCCCTGGCGCGGCCGCACCAAGCTGATCAAAATGGCCGCCCGCGCCATCGCCGAGGCACTGCAAAGCACCCCCAACGTCGACCCGGAAAAGACCCCGCTGTTGCTGGGGGTGGCGGAAGTCGAGCGCCCCGGCCGCCTCGATGGTCTCGATAAGGGGCTGCTGCACGCCATCGAAGCCGAACTGGGCCTGCGCTTTCATCCCGGCTCCAACGTTATCTCCCGCGGCCGGGTCAGCGCTGCCGTGGCCCTGCTGAATGCGCGCACGCTGATCTACCAGGGCGGCCATCGCCATGTGTTGATTGCCGGCGTCGACTCCTTCCTCAGCGGGCCGACCCTGGCAGCCTTCGAAGAACGCCAACGCCTGCTCACCAGCCAGAACTCCAACGGATTTATCCCCGGCGAAGGCGCCGCCGCCGTGGTGCTGGCCGCCCCCGTCGCCAGCCAAGAGCCGCAATTGGCCTGCATCGGCCTGGGGTTCGGTATGGAGAAGGCCACGGTGGAGGCCGAAGACATTCCCCTGCGCGCCGACGGCCTGACCCAAGCCGTACGCGCCGCCCTGAGCGAAGTCGGCTGCGGGTTGGAGCAAATGGATTATCGGCTCACCGACATCTCCGGCGAGCAGTACTACTTCAAGGAAGCGTCCCTGGCCCTGAGCCGCACCCTGCGCGTGCGCAAGGAGTTCTTCCACCTCTGGCACCCCGCCGACTGCATCGGCGAAGTCGGCGCCGCCATCGGCCCGGCGATGCTCGCCGTGGCACTGGCCGCCAGCCGCAAGGGCTATGGCGAAGGCCCGAATATCTTCTGCCACTTGGGCAACGACGCCGGCGAACGCGCCGCCGCGATGCTCAGTTACCAGACTGTGAGGGCTGCGTGATGGCGAATGAGGTCTACGCCAACAATATGGAAGTTTCTTGCAAGGCGGCGGCTGGCAAGTCGATCGCCTGCTTTCCGGATGTCTGCTTCACCCCACCCCAGGCCCCGCCCACCCCGCTGGGGGTGCCGATCCCCTACCCCAATACCGGCATGGCCAAGGACACGACCAAGGGCAGTCGTACGGTGAAGATCAGTGGTAAGGAAGTGATGCTCAAGAACAAGAGCTACTTCAAGACCAGCTATGGGGATGAGGCCGGTTGCGCGCCGAAGAAGGGCGTGATCACCAGTAAGATCAAGGGCAAGGTGTACTTCACCTCCTGGTCGATGGATGTGAAGTTCGAAGGCGAGAACGTAGTGCGACACATGGACCTGACAACCCACAACCACGCATCATCACCTGGTAACACACCAACGTGGATGCATGTGGATGCGATAGCGTTCGACGCCAGCGAAGGCCAGGTCTGCAAAGACGAGCAAAACGCTGCCGAGGATAAATGCAAGGATGCGAAAATACGTCCCAAGCGGGAGACCGAGAGAGGCAACAAAGTACCGGATGGAATGGATTGCGACGATGAATGCAAGAAAGCCAAGGCATGCGTGCTCAAACCGAAAAAGAAAGACAAGAGTTTTTGCTGTCACCCGGAGATCACAGGTCACCACCTGATCGAGGTACATTGTTTCTCTAAGACGGGGGAACGTGGCACAGCCTTGACTGGCTTCGAGAAGTACAAGCAAGACAACGCGCCGTGCGTGTGTGCATCCCAGTCGCGCGACGACGGTACCCATGGAATCCTCCATGCGGTCCAGGGCCAGATGGAGGCGGCCCACAACAACGGTCCGGTGTTGCAATCCTGGCCGGACTCCGGTGACAAGATCAAACCAGGCAGCGACCAGCGACTACCCGCTAATGCCAAATGGACTTACAAAAATGCCCGTGAAGCAGGTGCACTCGCCCACAGTACGGCATTCCCTCATTGCAACTCGAAGTGCATAGCCAACCAGCTGGACGACTATCACCAGAAAAAATGTGACATGGAAGACAACACACCAGTGCGCAGCGATCCAGGCTCGGACAAGCGCTCTTCCGGCACGCTGACTCCCACGCAGCAGAAGGCTGTCGACCAGGCGATCGAGACCATCAAAGGCATCACATCCAACGCCCACTCTGCCGCTTAATTTTCAATTTCAAGAACGATAGGTTTGCTATGTCTAACGAATACTCCTTCCTTTCCGGCTTCATGCAGAGCCGCAATGTTGGTCGAGTCATCGCCCAAGTCGATGTATTGAAGGAAAGTGGCTCGACCGCCTCCAAACTGCTCAAGTGGGACAGGTCCCAGAACCGCTGGTTCTCCTTCAACCTCGAGTGGCACGCCACGCGAATCTGTGCAATTGAAGTACCGGAAATCATGGTTTTCGCTACAGGTCCAGACGGTATTGTGTCAGTCAGCACAATGGTTGGCTCAACCGAAGAAGAGATCGACGACTCACTCGATGGCCCTGCTCGTCGCGGTCCTATTCGGGATCTGCAACTCATCAACGGTGTTCCCTACGCCACTGGCATGGGCCGCCAGGTTTACCGTCGCGAGGGGCCAGCCAAATGGACGCGCCAGGACCAGGGAGTGGTTTTACCCAGAGGCGAGATTGAACTATGCGGTTTCAACTCCATCGACGGCATCAGAGAAGAAAATCTCTATGCCGTCGGATTCAATGGCGAAATTTGGCAACGCCTGGAAGGCAAATGGTTCAATCGGGAAAGTCCAACCAATCTTGTATTGCATCGGGTCAAGGTCGTTCGCGAAGATTTAGTGTTTATATGCGGGCAGATGGGCACTTTGCTGCGTGGCGATGGTTCGCAGTGGGAAGCCGTTGGACAGAACGCGACCAGCGAAGACCTCTGGGGTATGGAGTGGTTCAACGGCGAGCTCTATTTGGCCTGTGATTCCGGTCTATTGCGCCTCGACGGCAATGACAATCTGGTTGCAGTCGACATGAATTTGCCCAGTAAGCCCAGTAGCCGCCATCTCCATGCAAATGATGGTGTTCTCTGGTCCTGCGGACCGAAGAACGTAGTCTGGACCGAGGATGGGCAGCGTTGGACCGAGGTGACCCCGTGATATCGACCCAGGCAGGCTCAGTTTGATATCCCTACCCATCATCATCGACCAACACGCCGAAGAAGCCGGCTTCCTCGCCGTCCTGCGCGACGATGCCCAGCGCGCGCCGCATTACGATCTGGATGACCTCAGCAACCTCGACAGCCGCATCGACGCCCACCTCGACGGCCTTCGAATCGCCGGCACCATCGGCCTGGAAACCCTCCTGACCCAACTCGGCCCACACGCCATCGGCGAGATGTTCGCCAGTGCGGTACTGGCCTTCGAGGCGGGTAACACGCAGGTGTTGTCGCGGCTCAGCGAGCACTTGCGCAGTGCCGTGGACACAGAGCGCGGTTATCTGATGGCCTTGGGTTGGCTCGACTGGGAGTGGATATCGCCCTGGATCGACCGCATGCTCGCCGCCCCTGAGCCCCTGTTCCACCGCCTCGGCCTGGCCGCCTGTGGCATGCACCGCCACGACCCTGGCCCCGCCCTGCTTACCGGACTTACCCACACCGACCCAAGCGTCCTGGCTCGTGCTGCTCGTACTGCCGGCGAGTTGCGTCGTCGTGATCTGATGCCGACGATTCGTGCCCACCGTCTACACCCGGATCCAGCCACGCGCTTCTGGGCCAACTGGGCCACTGCACAGATGGGCGATGAGTACGCCCTGGAACCGCTGCGCCAGTTCGCCGAGCAACCGGGCGAGTTCCAGTACCGCGCGCTCTGCGTATTACTGGCTTGGCAAAAGCGTGAAAACAGCATCGCCTGGATACGCCAATTGATAGAGAACCCTGAGCAGCAGCGCATCGGCATCCAGGCCATCGGGCTGCTGGGCGATCCGTTCAGCGTGCCGTGGCTGATCCAGCAGATGAGCGACCTGCCTCATGCCCGCGTCGCCGGCGAAGCCTTCAGTCTGATCACTGGCGCTGACCTGGGGCTGCTCGACCTGGAATTGCAGGAACTGCCGGATTTCGATGCCGGCCCGAACGACGATCCTGAGGACGCTGATGTCGCCATGGACCCCGATGAAAACCTGCCCTGGCCCGACCCGCAGTTGATCGCCGCCTGGTGGCGGGCCCATGGAGGCGATTTCCAGGTGGGCGTGGGCTATGTGCTGGGGCTACAGCAGAGCGAGAGCAGTTACCGGCGCGTCCTTGTCCAGGGCCAGCAACGCCAGCGTATTGCGGCCGCCTTCGGCGTTGCTCGCTGGCGGCCGAACGAAGTGCTGTTCCCCACCAGCGCACCCGCCTGGCGGCAAAAGATGTTGTTGGGGGAGCCAGCGTCGCCCGTTCGGCGCCTCTGAGGTTTTGCCACCCACTGCGAAACAGACTCACCGTAAGCCGCCCACACACCTTGCCAGGCAATGTTCGACCTACACCAGCACGGTCAACCAGGCTGACACCAACAGCAAAAAAGCCAATGCATTGTTCATGCGTTTGAACGCCTGTGGCGAACCAAAAGCCCGAGCACTACCCACGCCGAGCAACGCCCACAGGGTCATGCACGGCAAGGAGACCAACAGAAACACCAGCGACAACACCAGCAGCCGCAGGGTCTTGTCGTCGCCACCGACAAATACGCTCGCCACCGCCACCGCCATCATCCAGACCTTGGGGTTGACCAATTGCAGGGTGGCGGCGCCGAACACGCTGAGCCCCTCGGCGCGCGAGGTGACCGGGTCCAAGGACGGCGGCGCGCTTTGAAAGATCTGCCAGGCCAGCCAACTCAACCAGAGCACACCGGCCCAGGCCATTGCCTGCTGCACACGCGCAAACCGCAGCAGCGTCTCGCCCACGCCGAGCCCGACGGCAAACACTATCAGCGCCGCCGCCACGCATGCGCCAAAAATGAGGGGTAGCGTGGCACCTAGCCCCCACCGCGAACTATGGCTCAACACCAGAATATTGGTCGGTCCCGGGGTAATCGAGGCAACGAACGCAAACAGCAGGAAAGGCAGTAACGATTCCATGGCTCAGACTCCCTGAAGGCGCATCGAAGGGGCAGAAAAGAACAGCGAAAAGGACATGGCATGGACTCCTTGATCAAATAGGAAACCATGGTCGCGAGTCAGCGGGATTCAGTCTGGAAGGTTTGAGCAGCGCTTGCGGTAATCTGCCGGTGTGAGCTGGTAGGCACGGCGAAACCAGCGTCCCATATGACTTTGATCGGCGAACCCGAGAGCACTGGCCACCTGTGCCGGCGACTCGCCCCGCGCCAGCAGCTGCCGTGCCTTGGTCAGCCGCAACTGGATCAAATAAGCATGAGGCGCCAGTCCAAAGGCTGCCTTGAAGGCCCGCGTCAGACGATAGCGATCAACCCCGCAGGCTTGAGCCAGATCATCCAGCCCGATGTCCTCGTAGGCATGAGCATGCAGATAGTCACGCGCAACCTGGGCCACCAACGGCAGGCGCGGATCAAAGGTTTGACGCTTGCGCCAATCAAGGTGGCAAGTAAGCGCCCCCAACAAGGTGTCGATGGCACTCTGGCACACGATGCGCAAATCACCCTCATGGAGAGCGTGGAAGGCTAGATGAATGGCAGTGGCCAGGTCCGGATCCTGGCTCAGGGTGTTGGCGAAACCCGGCTGACTGTTGGTGGGTGCGTGCTCAAACAATGCGAGCAACTCCCGTTCCAGCCAGTGCGGATCGAGGTAGAGCATGGAATAGGTAAACCCTTCCTCGGTCGGCGCATGACCATCGTGTATTTCCCCCGGCTCCAGCATGAACACCTTGCCCGGCGTACTGAAGTGGCGGGCGCGCCGGCAATTGAACTGCTGCACCCCTTGCTCGGTGACCCCCACCAGAAAACTGTCATGCCAGTGCGGATCGTAAGCATGCCCCTGAAAATGGGCACGAATTGATTCAATCCCGGTATCGGCATCCTGGGACAGCTCAATCCAGTTGCGTTTATCCACGCAAGGCTCCAGAGGTAATGTTTCAGTTTTGAACGGTTGGACGACTAAATTACCGCGCTTTGGAAAAGGACGTTTAGAAGATTTGTGCAGGTTGGTGCTGAGCCATAGCTACCGGTCGTGACCGACAGGAAACGGCCCCGAGTGTCTAGTCCTGAAATCATCCGCCTGGAACGTCATGCCTTTTACCTCAGCATGTCGCTAGCCTGCCCCTCGCAACACTGCGATATCTCGTTTAGGCGCGACGCCAAACAGGCGGCTGTATTCACGGCTGAACTGCGACGGGCTTTCATAGCCGACCTTGTAGGCCGCGCTTGATACTTCCTGATGCTCGTTGAGCATCAGTCGCCTCGCCTCGTTCAATCGCAGCCACTTCTGGTACTGCAACGGACTCATCGAGGTGAGTTGGCGGAAGTGGTGATGAAAGGTGGGTGTGCTCATCTGCACTCGCGCCGCAAGTTCTTCGACGCGAAGCGCCGAGGCGTAATTCAACTTCAGCCAGTCGATGGCTTTTGCGATGCGATAACCCTGGCCATCGACCGAGGTAATCTGCCGCAACCTGGCAGCCTGATCACTCCTCAAGAGACGATAGTGAATCTCGCGCTGAATCAGCGGCGCCAGCACAGGGATGGCTTCGGGTTCATCGAGTAGCGCCAGCAAGCGCTCGAACGACGCCAACATGGCAGGCGTTACTGAACCGATGCCTACACCTTTGACCACTGACCGGTCACGAATTGGCGGCAATTCACCCTGGGCTATCAACTCAGCCAGCATGCGCAGATCGAGCTTCAAAGTCAGCCCCAGGCATGGCTGCTCCGGGCTTGCCGCCAGCACCTCGGAATTGGCGGGCAAGTCCAATGAGGTGATCAGAAATCGCGACGTGTCATACGGGTAGCCCTCGCCACCTACCCACAGCTGTTTCTCCCCCTGGGCGACGAGGATGATGCTTGGCTCGACCATGCAGACGACGGGCGGCGACGGATGTTCGCGCCTGAAAAAGCCCAGGCCCGCAATGGGCGTTCCGTAGTCACCTGGCTTGGGGATCTGCTCGCCAATGATCCGCGCAAGCGTTTCTTGTGGCGACAGGTGTTGAGCAGCGGTGTCGTGTTTGATCGTCATGTTCGCCTTGTACCTCTTCGCTGAACTCTAACTCGCCCGCTCGCGACCGTCCTGCAAAAAAACAGAGACTCATAGAATCAGGCAAGTAATCCAGCGCAATGCACTACAGAAGGTCTGGGTCGAGCCGGAGAATGTTCATCCGACAAAGCCATTGAGGACTCTCCCATGCTTGTACAAGCCTATGGTGCTCATGCGGGCGACAAGCCCCTTGAGCCATTGCAAATCATTCGCCATGCCGACGCAGACCAGCAACGTGAAAACTTCAAAAGCAACCTGAAGTAGCCTGTTCGGTGCCCCGGCCGGGCACCGGTTCTCTCGTAGCCTCGTTTCCGGGGCTGCGACGCTTCGCGCAATACAGGATTCAAACAATGACTGATCACCTTCTCCCAGAGCCTCGTAAATCATGGGGCGCCGTATTCGCCATGTCGCTCGCCGCATTCGTCCTGGTGGCCTCGGAATTCATGCCCGTCAGCCTGCTGACGCCAATTGCCGCCGATCTGCATATCACCGAGGGGCAGGCAGGCCAGGGCATTTCCGCCTCCGGGTTGTTTGCGCTGTTTGCCAGTCTTCTGATCGCATCGGTGGCGGCGCGGATCGACCGCAAGCCTCTGCTGTTGTCACTGACTCTATTGATGATCCTTTCCGGAACAGTGGTCGCGTTCGCGCCGAACTACTGGGTGTTCATGATCGGCCGCGCGCTGATCGGTATTGCAATAGGTGGGTTCTGGTCATTGTCGGCGGCAACCGCCATGCGCCTGGTGCCTGATGACCAGATCACTCGCGCCATGGCAATCGTCAACGGCGGCAACGCTTTGGCGACAGTGATTGCAGCGCCATTGGGCAGTTTTCTCGGCGCCTTGATCGGCTGGCGCGGCGCATTCTTGTGCGTTATCCCGGTCGCGATAGTCGCCTCTGTCTGGCTTCTGTTCAGCCTTCCAGCGATGAAGTCGCAGAGCGGTTCAGGTACTGGAAATGTCTTCAGGTTGATGCAAAGCCTGCCGGTCGCGTTAGGCATGGTGGCGGTCAGTGTCTTTTTCATGGGGCAGTTCATGCTGTTTACCTATTTGCGCCCCTTCCTTGAAACGGTCACACACGTCAGTGTTTCCATGTTGTCGCTGATGTTGCTCGTCCTCGGTCTGGCGGGCCTCGCGGGAACCTTCTTGATTGAACCACTCTTGAAAAATGGCCTGCATCGCACCCTCATCATCCCGATCCTGATGGCGGTGATTGCACTGGCGCTGGTTTCGTTCGGCAGTTCGGCCGCAACCACGACGGTCTTGTTGGGCCTCTGGGGATTGGTGGCGACTGCTGCACCGGTGGGATGGTGGACATGGCTGGCCAGAACATTGCCAGAGGCTGCTGAAGCGGGAGGCGGCTTAATGGTGGCGATCATTCAACTGGCCATCGCATCGGGGGCGACCGTTGGCGGGCTGGTCTTTGACTCAAGCGGTTATCGAACGACCTTCGAGTTGAGCGCAGCGTTGCTGGGCGTGGCGGCTGTTCTTGCCCTCCTGGCGGCACGCGCAGCAACGCGGGAGCCTGTTGCATCGGTAAACACCGCTTGAAAAACCACAAGACGCGCCAAGGCATGTCTGACAGGCCAACGAAGAAACCTTCGGTCCGGTCGCCACCTTCTTCCCCTACGACACCGAAGACGAACTGCTCGAACTGCTCGAACTGATGAACAACATACCGTGCGGCCTGAGCGCGCGCCTATGGACCAACGATTTGTCCAGCG includes these proteins:
- a CDS encoding AraC family transcriptional regulator; the protein is MTIKHDTAAQHLSPQETLARIIGEQIPKPGDYGTPIAGLGFFRREHPSPPVVCMVEPSIILVAQGEKQLWVGGEGYPYDTSRFLITSLDLPANSEVLAASPEQPCLGLTLKLDLRMLAELIAQGELPPIRDRSVVKGVGIGSVTPAMLASFERLLALLDEPEAIPVLAPLIQREIHYRLLRSDQAARLRQITSVDGQGYRIAKAIDWLKLNYASALRVEELAARVQMSTPTFHHHFRQLTSMSPLQYQKWLRLNEARRLMLNEHQEVSSAAYKVGYESPSQFSREYSRLFGVAPKRDIAVLRGAG
- a CDS encoding AraC family transcriptional regulator; translation: MDKRNWIELSQDADTGIESIRAHFQGHAYDPHWHDSFLVGVTEQGVQQFNCRRARHFSTPGKVFMLEPGEIHDGHAPTEEGFTYSMLYLDPHWLERELLALFEHAPTNSQPGFANTLSQDPDLATAIHLAFHALHEGDLRIVCQSAIDTLLGALTCHLDWRKRQTFDPRLPLVAQVARDYLHAHAYEDIGLDDLAQACGVDRYRLTRAFKAAFGLAPHAYLIQLRLTKARQLLARGESPAQVASALGFADQSHMGRWFRRAYQLTPADYRKRCSNLPD
- a CDS encoding TIGR02270 family protein, translating into MISLPIIIDQHAEEAGFLAVLRDDAQRAPHYDLDDLSNLDSRIDAHLDGLRIAGTIGLETLLTQLGPHAIGEMFASAVLAFEAGNTQVLSRLSEHLRSAVDTERGYLMALGWLDWEWISPWIDRMLAAPEPLFHRLGLAACGMHRHDPGPALLTGLTHTDPSVLARAARTAGELRRRDLMPTIRAHRLHPDPATRFWANWATAQMGDEYALEPLRQFAEQPGEFQYRALCVLLAWQKRENSIAWIRQLIENPEQQRIGIQAIGLLGDPFSVPWLIQQMSDLPHARVAGEAFSLITGADLGLLDLELQELPDFDAGPNDDPEDADVAMDPDENLPWPDPQLIAAWWRAHGGDFQVGVGYVLGLQQSESSYRRVLVQGQQRQRIAAAFGVARWRPNEVLFPTSAPAWRQKMLLGEPASPVRRL
- a CDS encoding DUF6484 domain-containing protein — encoded protein: MTVQYPLPTQARIDGVVIGLLLDLPQASAPLVTYPGCPEEQSIAARSTTLLAPEDIGTQVALMFEDGDPFRPLVIGRLLGQAAAPAPVACVQLDDQRLELSAEREIVLRCGKASITLTRAGKVIIQGAYLSSRSSGVNRIKGGSVQIN
- a CDS encoding LysE family translocator, with amino-acid sequence MESLLPFLLFAFVASITPGPTNILVLSHSSRWGLGATLPLIFGACVAAALIVFAVGLGVGETLLRFARVQQAMAWAGVLWLSWLAWQIFQSAPPSLDPVTSRAEGLSVFGAATLQLVNPKVWMMAVAVASVFVGGDDKTLRLLVLSLVFLLVSLPCMTLWALLGVGSARAFGSPQAFKRMNNALAFLLLVSAWLTVLV
- a CDS encoding PAAR-like domain-containing protein, translating into MANEVYANNMEVSCKAAAGKSIACFPDVCFTPPQAPPTPLGVPIPYPNTGMAKDTTKGSRTVKISGKEVMLKNKSYFKTSYGDEAGCAPKKGVITSKIKGKVYFTSWSMDVKFEGENVVRHMDLTTHNHASSPGNTPTWMHVDAIAFDASEGQVCKDEQNAAEDKCKDAKIRPKRETERGNKVPDGMDCDDECKKAKACVLKPKKKDKSFCCHPEITGHHLIEVHCFSKTGERGTALTGFEKYKQDNAPCVCASQSRDDGTHGILHAVQGQMEAAHNNGPVLQSWPDSGDKIKPGSDQRLPANAKWTYKNAREAGALAHSTAFPHCNSKCIANQLDDYHQKKCDMEDNTPVRSDPGSDKRSSGTLTPTQQKAVDQAIETIKGITSNAHSAA
- a CDS encoding 3-oxoacyl-ACP synthase: MMTALCIIGSGMVSAVGLSAPASCAAIRCAIDNFQETRFIDQGGQWLIAASVPLEQPWRGRTKLIKMAARAIAEALQSTPNVDPEKTPLLLGVAEVERPGRLDGLDKGLLHAIEAELGLRFHPGSNVISRGRVSAAVALLNARTLIYQGGHRHVLIAGVDSFLSGPTLAAFEERQRLLTSQNSNGFIPGEGAAAVVLAAPVASQEPQLACIGLGFGMEKATVEAEDIPLRADGLTQAVRAALSEVGCGLEQMDYRLTDISGEQYYFKEASLALSRTLRVRKEFFHLWHPADCIGEVGAAIGPAMLAVALAASRKGYGEGPNIFCHLGNDAGERAAAMLSYQTVRAA
- a CDS encoding MFS transporter, with product MTDHLLPEPRKSWGAVFAMSLAAFVLVASEFMPVSLLTPIAADLHITEGQAGQGISASGLFALFASLLIASVAARIDRKPLLLSLTLLMILSGTVVAFAPNYWVFMIGRALIGIAIGGFWSLSAATAMRLVPDDQITRAMAIVNGGNALATVIAAPLGSFLGALIGWRGAFLCVIPVAIVASVWLLFSLPAMKSQSGSGTGNVFRLMQSLPVALGMVAVSVFFMGQFMLFTYLRPFLETVTHVSVSMLSLMLLVLGLAGLAGTFLIEPLLKNGLHRTLIIPILMAVIALALVSFGSSAATTTVLLGLWGLVATAAPVGWWTWLARTLPEAAEAGGGLMVAIIQLAIASGATVGGLVFDSSGYRTTFELSAALLGVAAVLALLAARAATREPVASVNTA
- a CDS encoding DUF2169 domain-containing protein yields the protein MELLNASKLLAAYTQGTEPDGRESLVVVAKGTFNLPLDGRAATLADSQQPLLMADTFLGEPGLSAPLQEMDFAPVKPFCDVLVRGKAYAPGGRPVRQLAAGIRVGQMSKAFSVLGPRQWQPGLLGVSPGLPQPFTEQHISYAQAFGGSHPMAKDSEMRHCYLDNPTGCGWFPSRVGSADIVGMPMPNTEELGKAIDSPSGDYRPMALGPIGRSWPQRARFAGTYDETWLADCFPFLPGDFDRRYFQAAPDDQQIQYLRGGEDVLLLNLTPQERAGFRIPEIDVPVTFFLKKGGHETVQAVIDTLLIDTDALQVQLTWRVARPLRRNMFEIAQVLVGTMSTGWWRARELGKDYYPSLSSLVKGKHAPEEAN